A stretch of the Ctenopharyngodon idella isolate HZGC_01 chromosome 14, HZGC01, whole genome shotgun sequence genome encodes the following:
- the LOC127494471 gene encoding calcium-responsive transcription factor-like codes for MVVARRDTAMAGSDAIFCEISWRIQTGEMATGYQRFPSKGCFESSLNIFEEDTMTKFVISTKDKAFGVDDPKPGSKKIMWDLQYVPFDRIPFMVVGRRVYSCHQGIDKHKHEKQTRQLQLLDNHSDHCYKERRRLLQDSKKQDCPDRIYVVHLIRFPDYKITDDIHKQMKESAGCLKRALTTNPSAVKFKEQYVACFPGIKEHKNHPVVGEVSCSSFEKSAIIYF; via the exons ATGGTTGTGGCTAGAAGGGATACAGCTATGGCCGGAAGCGACGCAATTTTTTGCGAAATCTCATGGCGAATACAAACAGGAGAAATGGCGACAGGTTATCAACGATTCCCTTCAAAGGGATGTTTTGAAAGTAGTCTAAATATTTTCGAGGAGGACACTatgacaaaatttgtcattTCGACAAAAGACAAGGCTTTTGGTGTGGACG ACCCCAAACCAGGATCCAAAAAAATTATGTGGGATCTTCAATATGTTCCTTTTGACAGGATACCCTTCATGGTGGTGGGAAGGAGGGTCTACTCTTGTCACCAAGGGATAGACAagcacaaacatgaaaaacagacaAGACAACTACAACTG CTTGATAACCACTCAGACCATTGTTATAAAGAGAGGCGACGTCTTCTTCAAGATTCGAAGAAACAGGACTGCCCAGACAGAATATATGTGGTTCATCTAATCAGATTCCCTGATTACAag ATAACTGATGACATTCATAAACAGATGAAGGAGAGTGCTGGGTGTCTGAAACGTGCTTTAACAACAAATCCATCAGCAGTGAAGTTTAAGGAACAATATGTTGCATGCTTCCCAGGGATCAAGGAACACAAAAACCATCCTGTGGTAGGAGAGGTCAGTTGCAGTTCTTTTGAGAAGTCagcaataatttatttttag